GGATGGATCGTGGATATAACAGTGCTTGCGCTATGTTTAAACGTTCGGGAATACCAACATTAGCGGTATCCGATACTCAATGGCGAGGTGGAAAACAATGGTTAAATAGGTTATTTTCCCCATTCCGACATAAACGATACTTTGATTATATTTGGGCAGCCGGTCTGCTGCAATATGATTATGCACGCAAGTTAGGCTATGATTCATCTCACATTTTGCTTAATTGCTTCTCGGCTGACACTGAAGTATTTTCTAGGGTTTCATTAGACGATAAACGCAACATTTATCCTCGCCGCTTTCTTTATGTAGGTCGGTTTGTTGAGGTAAAAGGCATAGACACCATGCTTAAAGCATGGGAAAGCATAGTTGACAAACGTGGGTGGACGTTGGAACTCGTGGGTGATGGCCCATTGAAAGAAACATTCAGACGCGATTATCCAAACGTGATTATTAAGGACTTTATGCCGCAATCGGATTTGGCGATAGAGGCTGCAAATTCAGGCTGCTTTATACTTCCGTCGCATTTTGAACCTTGGGCCTTGGTGATACAAGAATTTGCCAGTGCCGCAATGCCCATTGTGTGTACAAGAAAATGCGGTGCCGCATACCATTTTGTATTAAATGGCTATAACGGTTATGTGGTAGAAGCCGATGATGTGGCGGCGATGGTCAAAGCGATGCAGAAAATAATTAAGGCCACCGATATGGAGTTAATTACGATGTCGGAGCATAGTCGCCAACTTTCGCAAGCCGTGACACCCGAATTTGTGGCAGATACGCTGCTGAGTATTCTATAACGAAATAATAAAATATATACATATTATGAACTGGGAACTAATTAATAAGCTCCGCCGTTTTGCACGGACATCTTGGTTTAAGTCATTGTACCTGAATTTTGTAATGCTACCTTTTAAACAGGCAATTAGAATACCAATTATTGTGTCAAAATACACTTATTTCTATTCTCTTTCTGGCAGGATAGAACTCACATCTCCACCGAGCTTTGGCATGATTCGGTTCGGTTATTTTGGAGAGGATGTTATTACGCCAAAAGATGCTCGAACTCTTTTGCAAATAGAAGGTATAATGAAACTTGCATCGAATGTTCATTTTGGATGTGGAGTGGTTATCAGGGTAGAACCTGATGCGGTGTTAGATATAGAAACTAATGTAAGAGTTAGTAACCGCACTAAGATTATTTGTTATGACAACATTAAAATTTGCCATGATACGAGAATAGCTTGGGAGTGTCAACTTATTGATACCACATTTCATTATATGCGTAACATGAATGATAATTCTGTAACAGAATTGACAAAACTTATTGTAGTGGGTGCGCATAACTGGATTGGCAATAGGTGCAATATAATGAAGGGTGCTGTAATTCCCAATTATACGATTGTCGCTGCAGGCAGTTTGTGCAACAAACACTATGACTTCCCTCAGTATAGTTTGATTGCTGGGACACCTGCAAAATTAATAAAAACCGGTATATATCGTTGTCTTGATAAAGAGGAAGCCGAAATTAGAGCATCTTTAAAATGAAAATTCTTCAAACAATCGCAGGTTTCGGTGCACATAGCGGTGGAACATCCACTTGTACATACGATTTGCTTTCAGCAATGCGTGTAATTGGGTGTGATGTAGATTTAATGACCATCCAGTCAACAGACCTAATGGGTAAAGGTGAGGCATGGATAAAAGCATTGCCTAATGATGCTATTACTCCATACGGATATTCTCGAAATATGAATCGCTTTTTGAAACAAAACGATTACGACCTTTATCATACCAATGGTATGTGGATGCATTGTAATCACGCAACTTGTGTGACAGCTCGCAAAAAGGACAAACCTTATATCATCACACCGCATGGGATGCTATATCCGCAAGCTTTGGCTCGTTCGGCATGGAAAAAGAAAATCTTACTGAATTTTGGTGGTGTCAATCAAGACTTGCGCTTGGCTGATTGCATTCACTGCACATGCAAGGAAGAAATGATGCATTATCGCAATTTAGGATATAAAAATCCTGTGGCTGTCATTCCTAATCCGGTACCTGTCCCATCATTTGTAAATGATTTAATCCACGAACGTTATATAAAAAGAATCGGCTTTTTAGGACGATTGCATCCACGGAAGAATGTAGAAAGTCTATTGGATGCATGGATTTCATTAGGTATAGCAGTAAAAGACGCTCGGCTGGTTATTATGGGAAAGGGAGAGCCGCAATATGAACAAATGTTGAAAGAACGTGTGCGGCAGCATGGATTGAAAAATGTAGAGTTTGCCGGTTTCGTTACAGGACGAGAGAAGTTTGAACGACTGGCTTCATTGACAGCCTTATGTGTGCCGAGTGATTTTGAAAATTTCGGTATGATTGTGACCGAAGCCCTTTCTGTGGGTACTCCGGTTATTGCCAGTCTGGGTACGCCATGGGAAGAACTGAATACGGAACATTGCGGTTATTGGGTAAAGAATGATGTTCCGACATTGGCTGGAACGATTGCAGATGTTCTGTCCTTATCGGCAGAAGAGATTGCTCGTATGGGGGAAAATGGGAAACGGTTGGTACAGGCAAAGTATAAGGATACACAAGTGGCACTGATGATGAAGCAACTGTATGAATGGATGCTGAACGGGAGAGAAAAGCCAGATTTTGTGTATGAATAATTCGATTGATTTAATAGACTGAAGCTCTAGGCTTTTGCTTTTTCCTTTGGATTATTTCAAATTCGAACCAATTATTTCCTTGGATTTTTTCATTTTTTGGCGAATTATTTCCTTGGATAATTTAAAATCGTTATATTTGCATATTGGAAATCAATTGATTGGCGCTATGTATCACAAACGACTTATAGACGGTTATCTGAAGGAATGGGCTGAACGGGATACACACAAGCCTGTTTTGTTGCGTGGAGCACGTCAAGTGGGAAAATCTACGGCAGTACGCAATTTGAGTAAACAGTTTGAATATTTTGTAGAAATAAACTTTGAGAAACAGCCTGATTACAAGGCGTTTTTTAAAAATAACCTTGACGTTAAACGTATCACAGCCCAGCTTGCCGCAGTGTATGGAACGCCGGTTATAGCGGGTAAAACACTTTTATTCTTTGATGAGGTGCAAAGTTGTCCGGAAGCTATTATGGCACTGCGCTTCTTTAAAGAAGATATGCCGGATTTGCACATCATAGCCGCAGGTTCGTTGTTGGAGTTCGCATTGGCTGAATTGCCTACTTTTGGCGTGGGGCGCATACATTCCATGTTTATGTATCCGATGACTTTTGATGAGTTTTTAGAAGCGAACGGAGAAGATTTGCTATTGCAAGCGCGAAATGATGCCACATCCGACAATCCATTGCCCCAACCGTTGCATGACAAACTGATTGAGTTGATGCGAATCTATATGCTTGTGGGAGGCATGCCGGAAGTGGTGGACAAATGGGTATCTACGCACGATTTCATACAATGCCAAGAAGTACAAGACGACATTATAGTGAGTTATGAAGATGATTTTCCCAAATATCGGAAGAAAGTAGACCCGATGCTTCTCCGCTATACCTTGCGTAATGCGGCCGTACAGGCGACCAAAAAATTTGTTTATACGCAAGTGGGAGGAGGGTTCAAGATAAACGAAGTGAAGAAGGCCCTTGAAATGCTGGTACTGGCCGGTATTCTGATACCGGTGACACATACGGATGCTAACGGACTACCTTTTGGTAGTGAAGCGGATTTTTCTTATCGGAAAATGTTGTTGCTCGACACTGGTCTGATGCTTAGGTTACTTAATATGACTTTGGGGGATGTAACTGAAATTACTACACACGTACTGACAGCCAATGCTACGGATTTAGTAAACAAGGGAGCTATGGCCGAGCAAATAGCCGGTTTGGAACTATTGCGCTATCAAAGTCCGAATATCCGACATGATTTGTTCTACTGGGTACGTTTGTCGCGGAATTCACAAGCGGAAATCGATTATTTGATAGCTCATGGACAAGAGGTGGTGCCCATAGAGGTAAAAGCGGGTGTACAAGGTGGAATGAAAAGTTTATGGATGTTCATGCGTGAAAAGCATCTGTCGAAAGCAGTGAGATGTTCGTTGGAAAATTTTGGCGCATTTGACAATGTGGATGCAGAAGCAGACAATGCCGTCAGGCACGTGTGCATCTGTCCCTTGTATGCCATATCAATGATGCGCGCGCTCATTTAGGTAACGTTGTTATTTTACTCAATAATGACATTGTACTGCATAAAATAGCTTGATTTTGTGCAATAAGCATCATTATTTGAATAAAAGAGAGTTATTTATTCGTAGGACAATATGACTGAAACAATAATCGACTTGTCCAAGTATCACAACGCATTGAGCCGCCGGAATCAGGTAGTGAGGATGTTGTGGACCATTGTGTGGGGTGTCTTTGCCCGTCCTCTGCCACGTAGTGTAGGGAGCGGTTGGAAGCGTTTTCTATTGCGTCTGTTCGGAGCGAAGATTGACCGGACTGCTATTGTGTATTCGTCGGCAAAAGTGTATTATCCTGCCAACCTCATTATGGAACGGTATGCCTGTCTTGCCTCGGACGTGGACTGCTACAATGTGGCTCCTGTCCATATAGGGGCAAACACGACTGTTTCGCAAGGTGCTTATCTATGCACGGCAAGCCATGATATCACCAATCCGTTGAATCCTCTTGTCACTGCACCGATTGTTATAGAAGACCAGGCTTGGGTAGCTGCCGGAGCTTTTGTAGGGATGGGTGTGACGATAGGGCAGGGAGCAGTGGTCGGTGCACGGGCTGCAGTATTCAAAGATGTGGATGCTTGGACGGTAGTTGGAGGGAATCCGGCTAAGTTTATCAAGAAAAGAATTATTAAAGATATCGTATGATGATTTTCAATCCTATACAGACTAATGCCATGCCGTTGAAAGATAAATTGAAGAATATGGTATGGAGAATCGTGAATAAAACTTTATTTAGATTTACCCCCCCCTATTTAAGTTTATTTAGGAAATGGAGGGTGCTTTTAGTGAGGCTTTTTGGAGGGCAGGTAGATTGGAATGCTTCGTTGCATCCTACAGCTGTTATTGATTATCCATGGAATCTGATGATGAGAGAGAAAGCATCATTAGGAGAAAAATGTTGGGTGTATGCAATGGCGCCGATAAGTATCGGAGAATTGACTTGTATCGGGAAAGATGTCTATTTGTTAACCGGAAGTCATGATATTGAAAAAAGCACGTTTGATTTGGTGACTAAACCTATTAAAATAGGAAAGGGGTGTTGGATTGCTACAGCAGCTACGGTCTTACCCGGTATAGCAATAGGTGATTATTGTGTGGTAGCAGCCAATTCTGTAGTAATAAAGAATGTAGAGGCTTGCAGTGTAGTCGGTGGTAATCCAGCCAAGTTTATTAAGAAACGTATTATCAAATAATAATCCTTTATATGCTTGATCTTTCAGTCATTATCCTCACTTACAATGAGGAAATGCACATCCGTCGGTGTTTGGAAAATGTTGTGCCGATAGCCAAGGATGTCTTTATCATTGACAGCTTTTCCACTGACGCAACACTCGACATTGCCAAAGAGTTCGCCAATGTACATATCCTGCAAAACAAGTGGGAAAACAATTATGCCAGACAGTTTAATTGGGGTCTGGAACATGCAAATGTTACTACCCGATGGGTGTTGCGGTTGGATGCCGATGAATATTTGCTTCCCGAGCTGGTACAAGAATTGCAAGAGAAGTTGCCTTCGTTGCCCGATGATGTGACCGGCATCATTTTCAACCGCCGGCATATCTTTATGGACAAATGGATGAAGAGGGGCATTTATCCTGTAAAACTATTGAGGGTGTTCCGCTATGGAAAAGGTATGTGTGAGCAACGGCTGATGGACGAGCATATCCAGTTGACTGAAGGACGTGCTGTAGAATTTGAGCATGATTTCTGCGACCATAACCTGAATAATCTTTCCTGGTTTTGCCATAAGCACGTAAACTATGCGATTCGCGAAGCTGTAGACTTGCTGGATATAGAATTGGACCTGACGGGGGCTGCAGAAACGGACGAAAACAAGCAAATCAGTACGCAAGCCAAAGCCAAGCGGATGAAAAAGCACCAATATGCAAAGCAGCCTTTGTTTTGGCGGTCGTTCGCTTATTTCTGTTACCGCTATTTCTTGAAAGGTGCATGTCTGGATGGCAAAGTGGGTTTTATATGGACTTTCCTGCAAGGGTGGTGGTACCGCACACTGGTAGATGCCAAAATATATGAGATAAAGAAGGCTTGCGGAAACGATAAGGAGAAGATACGGGGGTATCTGAAAGAGGTATATAACATTCAATTATGAAAATATCAATTATTACCGCTACTTATAATAGCGGCACTACGTTGCGTGATACATTGGAGAGTGTGTTGTGTCAGACTTACCAGGACATCGAATGCCTGGTTGTTGACGGAGCCTCGAAAGACAATACGCTGGATATCGTGAAAAGTTATGAAACGAAGTTCGGCGGGAAACTGAGATATATCAGCGAACCGGATAAAGGCATTTATGATGCCATGAACAAGGGGATAACGATGGCGACAGGCGATGTGGTGGGCATACTTAATTCGGATGACTTCTACACAACAGATACGATACTGGAACAGGTGGCGGAAACAATGAAGGCGCAACCGATGATAGACGCGGTATATGGCGATGTGCATTATGTGGACGAGAAAGATTTAAGCCGGAGCGTGCGTTATTATTCTTCGCGTTTATTCAAACGCAGCCTGATGCGGTTCGGGTTCATGCCGGCACATCCTTCGTTTTATTGCCGGAGGGAGGTATACGAAAGATACGGGGCGTTTGATGTCTCGTATAAAGTGGCTGCTGATTTTGAAAATTTGCTCCGGCTGATATTTATCCATAAAATCCGTACACGTTATATTCCGGCAGATTTTGTGACCATGCGTATGGGTGGAGCTTCTTCATCGGGACTGAAAAGCCACCGGCAAATCATGAAAGACCATTTGCGTGCCATGAAGCAGAACGGGGTATTCTCGAATAGTTTGCTGCTTTGCTTCCGTTATCCTTATAAGGTAGGGGAGGTGGTATGGGCACGATTGACAGGCAGACGGGTTTGATAACTGGCTTTTTTTATGAAAAGAATATTTTTACTCTTCTTGCTGGCAGGGGTATTGGGAACGGCATCTGTCAAGGCACAGCCTGCCATACCTGCCGGGCAAGTGGATATCTTTATGGGAGTGGACTTGAATTACCGCGACTTGCTTCATAACGGACGGGTGTATGATTTCCTGATAAACCTGACTCCCGGCATCAAATGGAATATGGGTAAGGGATGGCAGGCTACGGCGCAAGCGTTTATCCCTGTTTATAATAATTATGGCGACCGGTATAAGAAGGTGCGGCTGACCATGGCTGTGCTTTCGAAAGAAATGAGTTTCCGTTCGCGCTGGTATCTGAAGGCTAGCGGAGGATTGTTCGGAAGCGAGCGTTACGGACTGGACCTGAAAGGAATGTATGTGGTGAATGACTGGCTGGCATTGGAAGCTCAAGCCGGTTGGACAGGATATTGCTCAATGGCAGCAGGCTGGGAAGCCAGCTTGCCGAAGCGTTTGACAGCATTGGCTGGAGCAGACTTTTATTTGAGTAAATGGAATACGCAATTTAGGGTGAGAGGCGGAAGGTTTGTGTATGAAGATTACGGTGCCATTGTAGAAGCCATGAGGCATTTCAGGCATTGTACGGTGGGTGTGTATGGGGAATACAGCAATGAAGGCGGGAAAAACGCGGGATTCAAGGTCGTGATGATGATACCGCCTTATAAGCGTCACCGCAGGAAGGTGAATTTCCGTCCTGCATCTAATTTCCGCCTGACTTATAGTTTGGAGGGAGATGCGTATGCCAATAAGATGTATGCGACAGATCCTGAAGAAAACGAACGGGAAGGATGGTTTGACCGGGAGGCGTTGAAATGGGGAAGCAATACGATGGAACCGGACTTTGAGAATGAAGAACGAAAAATGAAGAATGAAGAATGTGTACAAAATTAATCGATATTTTACCACAGAGGACACAGAGGCACACAGAGGCTTTAAAAATTTCCTCTGTGTTGCTCTGTGGTGAATTTTATCATATAAGCTAATTATGCTGATCAGGAGTTAAGGAGTTAAAAGGAGTTATCACTTCGCTACGCTCCGTTAGAAGTTAAGCCAATAGTTATGTTGGTGGGAGCATTAGTAAAAGTATTGGCTTAACTTCTTAACTTCTTAACTTCTTAACTCCTTCTAACTCCTGTGACGCATAACTACATTTAATTCCTGATTGATATTAATTATGAATAGTTACTTAAACGGTTTCCTTTTTTGCATTGCATTTTTATTGTCGGGAAGTTTGCTTTCGTTGTCGGCACAAGAATATGGAGGAATCACAGGCATGATTCATGTGCCTACGGCAGAAATGGCACCGGAAGGGGAAGCCCGTATCGGTGTGTTTTTTCTGAATGGGGAATTCTTGCCTGACCGTATTGCTTATCAAGGTACGAAGTATAATACGACAAACCATTTCCTCGCCATTACACCTTTTCCGTGGATAGAATTGTCGTATGTATGCACTCTCCTGAAAGGAGAAGACAATAAGGGTGAAGTAGGCTATAACATGAAGGACCGGCATTTCGCCGTGAAACTCCGTCCGCTGAAAGAAGGCAAGTGGTGGCCTGCCATAGCCATAGGGGCACAAGACCCGGGGCGTTCGGTGCCTGATAATGGAGACTATGCTTATTTTCAGAACTTTTATCTGGCAGCGAGCAAACATCTGGCATGGAAAGGGCATGAATGGGGAGTGCATCTGGCTTACCGGTATTACCGTTCGGACTTTAATATAAAATGGCGGGGAATAGCCGGAGGCATTACTTACCGCCCTTCGTTTGCAAAAAACTTCAGGGCAATAGTGGAATATACCGGAAACGATATAAATATAGGAGTGGACTGCCTGTTGTGGAGGCATCTGTTCTTGCAGGCAAGCCTGCAGGATGGGAGGCATTTTACAGGAGGGGCTTGCTTTAAAATCAATCTCTTGGGTAAGAAGAAAACGGTCCGCAAAGAAAAAGATGTGTATTGAATTTATGGTTTAACTAAATCTATTTTAAAGATGAAACAATTTGTAAAGTTGGGAATGTTCGCATTCCTTGGTGTGGCTTTCGCCACAAGTTTTGTTGGATGTAGTGATGACGATCCGGATTACAGCAGTGTAACACCGCCGGAAGTAGCCGTATCTCATAGTATCAGTGGCCGGGTGACGGGCATGGACGGTAAAGGGATTGTGGCGACTGTAAGCATGAACGGGACTTCTATGCAAACCGGTGCGGACGGTGTATTCCAATTTGAACGTGTGGAAGCCGGAAGTTATACGCTGACAGCTGAAGCGGAAGGAAAGCAATCGAGAGAAACGGTTGTTACGGTATCGGCAAGCGGAAGCGGAGCCAATGCGGTATGGAACGTAGCGTTGCCCAATGCCGGTACGACCGTTGAAATCGATGCCGATGGAGGTGCGGAAGCAAGCGTGACTTCGGAAACGATTGAAGGGAATGCGCAAGGTGCCGTGACGGTAGATGTGACCGTGGCTGAATCGACATTGCCGGAAGGCAGCTCGATTGTGATTACTCCTATTTACAGTATGGATGAGGCTGCAGAAAGGTCGCGTGCAAACGAGGAGGTGATGCTGATTGGTACGAATGTAGAAACTACGGATGCGGATGCCACTCTGGAGCAGCCTATCGCTTTGGCGTATGATGTAGAACCGGAAATGGCAGAGGCGGTAAGGGCACGGAAGTATGAAAACGGACAATGGACGGATGCTGAATATACTGTGGAGAACGGTCGGGTAACTGTTATGGCTGACCAGTTTACGTCTTATTCATTGACCTTGGATGCGGATGTATCTTCTTCTTCCAGTTCAGTCGCTTTGGATTTTGGACAAGGCTTGTGGGATAACCTGTATGGGAGCGGGGATATGTCGGTGGCTTCTGCTTCTTTCTCATACCACATCGGTATGGAAATCACTTCATCGGGTACTGACCGGATTACGGCTTATTTGATAGAAATATTAGCCAGAATGGCAGGCGCTTCTGTCTCTACGGCTATAGGCAATTATCCGATTGGCGTGACTCTGCCCATCGGTACGGCTTTGCAAATTAGCGGTACGCAGCAAGTAACGCTTTGGACCGTTTCTGCATTGGGGCATTCGGCATCGGGCAGACAATATGGAGATATGTCTATATCTGCTCAGGCTTATAACCGGGAACACAATGGAGGAACCAATTAACACGATGTTTGTAAAAGCTGCTTGGCAGTTTTGCTCATAATTTGGCAGGCATCCGATTATTGAACACAGAGACACAGAGGTACAGAGAAATAAATAGAGAGACGACAAAATTCACAGAGCCTGTTTTTTCTCCGTGATCTTTATCCTCTCTAAAAAATAAAACTCTGTGTCTCTGTGCCTCTGTGTTCAATTTTTTTTCGTAAACCAATTTGTTTTACTATAAAGCGTTTGGAAGATGGGATGAAAAGCGGGCTTCGGCATCTTTTTTAAAATCAGTTAAATGTGAAATAATTATTCTAATATTTTGTTGTACATGATATTATTTGTATCTTTGCACGCGAGATGAATGAGAAGGTGGAGGGGCGGTAAAGCTCCTTTTTTTATTCTTAATAGTATTACATGATAGAAAAAAACGTGGTAACCCGGATTGTCGAGGAATGGCTGGACGGGAAAGATTATTTTCTGGTAGATGTCTCTGTAAGTCCGGATGACAAGATTGTAGTTGAAATCGACCATGCGGACGGCGTATGGATTGATGATTGTGTGGACTTGAGCCGGTACATCGAATCGAGACTGAGCCGGGAAGACGAGGATTATGAGCTGGAAGTCGGTTCGGCAGGAATCGGCCAGCCGTTTAAAGTGTTGAAACAATATCAAATCTACATCGGGAAAGAGGTAGAGGTGATGGACAATACCGGGAAGAAATGGAAAGGCGTGCTGGCGGATGCCAACGAGGAGAACTTTACCGTTACGATGACGGTAAAGGTGAAGCCTGAAGGGGCAAAACGTCCGAAGCTGGTAGAACAGAACGTGACTTTTACGTATGATGAAATAAAATACACCAAATACTTAATTAGCTTTAAATAAATTATGGCGAAGAAAGAACCTGCTGTCAGCTTGATTGACACATTTTCGGAGTTTAAAGAACTGAAGAATATCGACCGCACTACGATGGTGAGCGTGTTGGAAGAATCGTTCCGTAGTGTAATAGCGAAGATGTTCGGTACAGACGAGAATTATGATGTAATCGTTAATCCGGATAAAGGAGATTTTGAGATATGGCGCAATCGGGAGGTTGTTGCAGACGAAGATTTTGCCAATCCGAACCGGCAGATTTCGCTGACCGAAGCCCGCAAGATAGATGCTTCGTATGAGGTGGGTGAAGAAGTGACGGATGAAGTGATTTTCGAGAAGTTCGGCCGGCGTGCCATTCTGAACCTTCGCCAGACGTTGGCTTCGAAGATATTGGAACTGGAAAAAGACTCCTTATATAATAAGTATATCGACCGGGTTGGA
The Phocaeicola salanitronis DSM 18170 genome window above contains:
- a CDS encoding glycosyltransferase, with product MKNIVFFNLAVMPYHVAVFRAIINKGYQCVVYWWGRAPKTSYRAPKIERLIQVNRFDFSDARSLYQDASKWSPVCVVCNGWMDRGYNSACAMFKRSGIPTLAVSDTQWRGGKQWLNRLFSPFRHKRYFDYIWAAGLLQYDYARKLGYDSSHILLNCFSADTEVFSRVSLDDKRNIYPRRFLYVGRFVEVKGIDTMLKAWESIVDKRGWTLELVGDGPLKETFRRDYPNVIIKDFMPQSDLAIEAANSGCFILPSHFEPWALVIQEFASAAMPIVCTRKCGAAYHFVLNGYNGYVVEADDVAAMVKAMQKIIKATDMELITMSEHSRQLSQAVTPEFVADTLLSIL
- a CDS encoding acyltransferase, whose protein sequence is MNWELINKLRRFARTSWFKSLYLNFVMLPFKQAIRIPIIVSKYTYFYSLSGRIELTSPPSFGMIRFGYFGEDVITPKDARTLLQIEGIMKLASNVHFGCGVVIRVEPDAVLDIETNVRVSNRTKIICYDNIKICHDTRIAWECQLIDTTFHYMRNMNDNSVTELTKLIVVGAHNWIGNRCNIMKGAVIPNYTIVAAGSLCNKHYDFPQYSLIAGTPAKLIKTGIYRCLDKEEAEIRASLK
- a CDS encoding glycosyltransferase, with the protein product MKILQTIAGFGAHSGGTSTCTYDLLSAMRVIGCDVDLMTIQSTDLMGKGEAWIKALPNDAITPYGYSRNMNRFLKQNDYDLYHTNGMWMHCNHATCVTARKKDKPYIITPHGMLYPQALARSAWKKKILLNFGGVNQDLRLADCIHCTCKEEMMHYRNLGYKNPVAVIPNPVPVPSFVNDLIHERYIKRIGFLGRLHPRKNVESLLDAWISLGIAVKDARLVIMGKGEPQYEQMLKERVRQHGLKNVEFAGFVTGREKFERLASLTALCVPSDFENFGMIVTEALSVGTPVIASLGTPWEELNTEHCGYWVKNDVPTLAGTIADVLSLSAEEIARMGENGKRLVQAKYKDTQVALMMKQLYEWMLNGREKPDFVYE
- a CDS encoding ATP-binding protein, with translation MYHKRLIDGYLKEWAERDTHKPVLLRGARQVGKSTAVRNLSKQFEYFVEINFEKQPDYKAFFKNNLDVKRITAQLAAVYGTPVIAGKTLLFFDEVQSCPEAIMALRFFKEDMPDLHIIAAGSLLEFALAELPTFGVGRIHSMFMYPMTFDEFLEANGEDLLLQARNDATSDNPLPQPLHDKLIELMRIYMLVGGMPEVVDKWVSTHDFIQCQEVQDDIIVSYEDDFPKYRKKVDPMLLRYTLRNAAVQATKKFVYTQVGGGFKINEVKKALEMLVLAGILIPVTHTDANGLPFGSEADFSYRKMLLLDTGLMLRLLNMTLGDVTEITTHVLTANATDLVNKGAMAEQIAGLELLRYQSPNIRHDLFYWVRLSRNSQAEIDYLIAHGQEVVPIEVKAGVQGGMKSLWMFMREKHLSKAVRCSLENFGAFDNVDAEADNAVRHVCICPLYAISMMRALI
- a CDS encoding LbetaH domain-containing protein, yielding MTETIIDLSKYHNALSRRNQVVRMLWTIVWGVFARPLPRSVGSGWKRFLLRLFGAKIDRTAIVYSSAKVYYPANLIMERYACLASDVDCYNVAPVHIGANTTVSQGAYLCTASHDITNPLNPLVTAPIVIEDQAWVAAGAFVGMGVTIGQGAVVGARAAVFKDVDAWTVVGGNPAKFIKKRIIKDIV
- a CDS encoding DapH/DapD/GlmU-related protein yields the protein MMIFNPIQTNAMPLKDKLKNMVWRIVNKTLFRFTPPYLSLFRKWRVLLVRLFGGQVDWNASLHPTAVIDYPWNLMMREKASLGEKCWVYAMAPISIGELTCIGKDVYLLTGSHDIEKSTFDLVTKPIKIGKGCWIATAATVLPGIAIGDYCVVAANSVVIKNVEACSVVGGNPAKFIKKRIIK
- a CDS encoding glycosyltransferase family 2 protein, which produces MLDLSVIILTYNEEMHIRRCLENVVPIAKDVFIIDSFSTDATLDIAKEFANVHILQNKWENNYARQFNWGLEHANVTTRWVLRLDADEYLLPELVQELQEKLPSLPDDVTGIIFNRRHIFMDKWMKRGIYPVKLLRVFRYGKGMCEQRLMDEHIQLTEGRAVEFEHDFCDHNLNNLSWFCHKHVNYAIREAVDLLDIELDLTGAAETDENKQISTQAKAKRMKKHQYAKQPLFWRSFAYFCYRYFLKGACLDGKVGFIWTFLQGWWYRTLVDAKIYEIKKACGNDKEKIRGYLKEVYNIQL
- a CDS encoding glycosyltransferase family 2 protein; the protein is MKISIITATYNSGTTLRDTLESVLCQTYQDIECLVVDGASKDNTLDIVKSYETKFGGKLRYISEPDKGIYDAMNKGITMATGDVVGILNSDDFYTTDTILEQVAETMKAQPMIDAVYGDVHYVDEKDLSRSVRYYSSRLFKRSLMRFGFMPAHPSFYCRREVYERYGAFDVSYKVAADFENLLRLIFIHKIRTRYIPADFVTMRMGGASSSGLKSHRQIMKDHLRAMKQNGVFSNSLLLCFRYPYKVGEVVWARLTGRRV
- a CDS encoding YjbH domain-containing protein, producing MNSYLNGFLFCIAFLLSGSLLSLSAQEYGGITGMIHVPTAEMAPEGEARIGVFFLNGEFLPDRIAYQGTKYNTTNHFLAITPFPWIELSYVCTLLKGEDNKGEVGYNMKDRHFAVKLRPLKEGKWWPAIAIGAQDPGRSVPDNGDYAYFQNFYLAASKHLAWKGHEWGVHLAYRYYRSDFNIKWRGIAGGITYRPSFAKNFRAIVEYTGNDINIGVDCLLWRHLFLQASLQDGRHFTGGACFKINLLGKKKTVRKEKDVY
- a CDS encoding carboxypeptidase-like regulatory domain-containing protein, with translation MKQFVKLGMFAFLGVAFATSFVGCSDDDPDYSSVTPPEVAVSHSISGRVTGMDGKGIVATVSMNGTSMQTGADGVFQFERVEAGSYTLTAEAEGKQSRETVVTVSASGSGANAVWNVALPNAGTTVEIDADGGAEASVTSETIEGNAQGAVTVDVTVAESTLPEGSSIVITPIYSMDEAAERSRANEEVMLIGTNVETTDADATLEQPIALAYDVEPEMAEAVRARKYENGQWTDAEYTVENGRVTVMADQFTSYSLTLDADVSSSSSSVALDFGQGLWDNLYGSGDMSVASASFSYHIGMEITSSGTDRITAYLIEILARMAGASVSTAIGNYPIGVTLPIGTALQISGTQQVTLWTVSALGHSASGRQYGDMSISAQAYNREHNGGTN
- the rimP gene encoding ribosome assembly cofactor RimP, whose product is MIEKNVVTRIVEEWLDGKDYFLVDVSVSPDDKIVVEIDHADGVWIDDCVDLSRYIESRLSREDEDYELEVGSAGIGQPFKVLKQYQIYIGKEVEVMDNTGKKWKGVLADANEENFTVTMTVKVKPEGAKRPKLVEQNVTFTYDEIKYTKYLISFK